The genomic interval AGGGAGTGAGAGCACGGAAAAGATCTCCTGAGGAGCTGCGTCGGACCGGAAGGATGCAGCGAACCGCGCCGGGTCGGCCGGCGGTGGGCTGCTCAGGGACCCCATGAGGTGGCCCCCTCCGGCCGGACTTTAAGCCTCGGCTGAATGCATCGCAAGAGGCAGCCGCCGGATTGGCGATGGTTTTTTTCGCTGGTTTTCGCTTGACAAAACGAATCCGAACCGTCACGGGCCCCATCTTGCCCAGCTTGCCAGGCCCGCGCCGCCGCGGCCGAATCCGCGTGGCCGGCGGCTCAAGCGAGCACGGCGGCCAGCTGGCCCTCGACACCCGGTGCCGGCAGCGAACTCTCCCCCATCAGCCGCGTGTCGATCGCCCGCGCGGCGCCGCGACCCTCGGCGATGGCCCAGACGATCAGGCTCGCGCCGCGCCGGACGTCGCCGGCGGCGTAGACCTTCTCCACGCCCGTGCGGTAGCCGTCCTCCTCGGTGGCGATGCTGCCGTCGGCCGCGGTCTGCAGGCCGAATCCATCCAGCAGCGCCGGCGTGTCGTGACCGGTGAAGCCGATCGAGAGCAGCACGAGGTCGGCCCGGAGCCGCTCGATCTCGCCGGTCGGGGTCGACTTCCAGCGGCCGTCGACTCTCTCCCAACGCAGCTTCTCGACCTCGACGAAGCCGACCCGCGAGGGGTCGTCGTCGCGGGCGACGAAGCCCTTGGGCAGCAAGCCGTAGCGCCGCGGATCCTGCTCGAACTGCGCCGAGCCTTCGGCGTGGCCGTAGTCGACGTAGAAGGTGCCGGTGGGTCCGGGCCAGGGGTGGTCCTCGTCGCGCTCGTCGGGCTCGCGTTCGCGACGCGTGATGTTCGTCACGCTCGCGGCGCCGTGCCGGATGGCGGTGCCGATGCAGTCGGTGCCGGTGTCGCCGCCGCCGATGACCACGACGTGCTTGCCTTCGGCGGAGAGGTAGTCGCCGTCGGCGAGGCCCGAGTCCAGCAGCGACTTGGTGTTGCGCCAGAGGAACGTCATCGCCTTCTCGACGCCCCCGAGTGAGCGACCGGGCAGGCCCGCGAGGTCGCGGCCCTTGAGCGCCCCGCAGGCGAGCAGCACGGCGTCGTAGTCGTCGATGAGGCGCTGCGGGTCGACGTTGCGGATCTCCGGGCCCGCCCCCGTGCCGAAGTCGCTCTGCGAGCCGCCGACGTTCGCGTGGGTGATGAAGGTGATGCCCGCCTGCCGCAGGAGGTCGACCCGCCGCTCGACGATCTTCTTCTCGAGCTTCATGTTGGGCACGCCGTACATGAGCAGCCCGCCGATGCGGTCGTCCCGCTCGTACACCGTGACGTGGTGGCCGGCCTTGTTGAGCTGGTCGGCGGCGGCGAGGCCCGCCGGGCCCGAGCCGACGATGGCCACCGTCTTGCCGGTCCGTGCTTCGGGGGTGTTCGGGGTGACCCACCCCTCATCGAAGGCCCGGTCGATGATGGAGCACTCGATGCTCTTGATCGTCACCGGGCTCGCGTTGATGCCCAGGACGCAGGCCGACTCGCACGGTGCCGGGCAGATCCGCCCGGTGAACTCCGGGAAGTTGTTGGTCATCGTCAGACGCAGGTACGCCTCGTGCCACCGCTCGCGGTAGACCAGGTCGTTCCACTCGGGGATCTGGTTGTCGATCGGGCAGCCCGACTCGCTCTGGCAGAAGGGCACGCCGCAGTCCATGCAGCGGGCCCCCTGGTCCATGAGCGTCTGGTCGTCGTGCCGCGCGTAGATCTCGTGGAAATCGCCGATGCGCAGCAGCGGATCCCTCGCGGGCATCGGCTGGCGCTCGTACTGCATGAATCCGTTGGGTTGGCCCATAGAGCGGGGGGGGGTTGGGGGGGGGGCAGGAGCAAGCGAAGAAGCGAGGAAGCGAAGAAGCGGAGAAGTCAGGCAACGCAGCGGCAAAGCCGCTCGCTCCGAGAGGACCACGATCGCAAGCCTCCACCCGCAGTCTTCTCCAGATCGTCACTTCGCCGCTTCTTCACTTCTTCACTTCTTCGCTTCTTCGCTTCTTCACTTCTTCACTTCTTCACTTCTTCACTTCTTCGCTTCTTCGCTTCTTCGCTTCTCCGCTTCTTCGCTTCTTCGCTTCTCCGCTTCTCCGCTTCTCCGCTTCTCCGCTTCTCCGCTCATCCCAGCCCCAACTCGAGCGCGCCCGGCTGATTCTCCACCGCCGTCGCCCGCTTCTGCCGCTCGAGCACCCGGCGGTAGTCGATGGGCATCACCTTCTTGAAGAGCTTCACGCTCTTCTCCCAGTTCTGCAGCACCTTGTCGGCGACGGCGGAGCCGGTGAGGCGGGCGTGCTCGACGATGAGGTGCTGGAGCTCCTCGGCGTCGCCGAGGGCGTCGGGGCCGTCGATGCGTTCGAGCTCCACCATGCCGAGGTTGCAGTGCTGGAGCAGCGTGTCGTCGCGGTCGAGCACGTAGGCGATGCCGCCGGACATGCCGGCCGCGAAGTTGCGGCCGACCCCGCCGAGGATGACGGCCCGGCCGCCGGTCATGTACTCGCAGCCGTGGTCCCCGACGCCCTCGACCACCGCCAAAGCCCCGGAGTTGCGGACGCAGAAGCGCTCGGCCGCCACGCCGCGGAAGTAGGCCTCGCCGGAGGTCGCCCCGTAGAGCGCCACGTTGCCGATGAGGATGTTGTCCTCGGCCTTGAAGCCCGAGGCGGCCGGCGGCTTGACCACGATGCGGCCGCCGGAGAGCCCCTTGCCGACGTAGTCGTTCGCGTCGCCGGTGACGGTGATCGACACGCCGCGGGTGAGCCACGCGCCCAGGCTCTGGCCCGCGGAGCCGCGGAGCCGCACGTCGATGGTGTGCGGCGGCAGGCCGCCGGCGCCGTGGCGCTTGCTGACCTCCCAGGAGAGCATCGTGCCCACGGTCCGGTTGAGGTTGGTCACCGGCAGCTCGATGCTCACCGGCGTCTGGTGCTCGAGCGCCGGCATCGCCTCGGCGATGAGCCGGTTGTCGATGTGGCCCTCGACGCCGTGGTCCTGGCCCTCGCACTTGAACGCCTTCGCGTCGGCACGCGGGCCCTTCGCCGGGAGCAGCAGCGCGGAGAGGTCCAGGCCGTGGGCCTTCCACGCGTCGACGGCCGCCCGGGTGCGGAGCAGCTCAACGCGGCCGACGAGCTCCTCGATCGTCCGCACGCCCATCTTGGCCATGTAGCCGCGGGCTTCCTCGGCGACGAGGAAGAGGTAGTTGAGCACGTGCTCGGGCGTGCCGTTGAACTTCGCCCGCAGGTCGGGGTCCTGCGTGCAGACCCCGACCGGGCAGGTGTTCAGGTGGCACTTGCGCATCATGATGCAGCCCATCGTGATCATCGGGGCGGTCGAGAAGCCGAACTCCTCGGCCCCCAAGCACGCGGCGATGACCACGTCGCGGCCGGTCTTGAAGCCGCCGTCGGTTTCGAGCGAGACGCGGGAGCGGAGCCCGTTGAGCACCAGCGTCTGGTGCGCCTCGGCCAGCCCCAGCTCCCAGGGCAACCCGGCGTGCTTGATGCTGGTGAGCGGGCTGGCCCCCGTGCCGCCGTCGGCGCCGGAGATGAGGATGTGGTCCGCCTTGGCCTTGGCCACGCCCGCGGCCACGGTGCCCACGCCCACCTCGGCGACGAGCTTGACGCTCACGTCGGCGACGGGGTTGCTGCGCTTGAGGTCGTGGATGAGCTGCGCGAGGTCCTCGATGGAGTAGATGTCGTGGTGCGGCGGCGGGCTGATGAGGCCCACGCCCGGCGTCGAGTGCCGGATGCCCGCGATGTACGGATCGACCTTGAAGCCGGGCAGCTGCCCGCCCTCGCCGGGCTTGGCGCCTTGAGCGATCTTGATTTGCAGGCGGTCGGCGTTGGCCAGGTAATGGCTGGTGACGCCGAAGCGGCCCGAGGCGATCTGCTTGATGGCGGACCGCTTGCTCTTGACGCTGCCGTCGGGGTACTGGGCGAGCGAGAAGCGCTTCGGGTCCTCGCCGCCCTCGCCGGAGTTGGACAGCCCGCCCACGCGGTTCATCGCCAGCGCGAGCGTCTCGTGGGCCTCCTTGGAGAGGGCGCCCAGGGACATGGCGCCGGTGCGGAAACGCTTCACGATCTCCTTGGCGGGCTCGACCTCGTCGATCGAGATCGCGACCGTGGGCAGGCCGTCCAGCTCGCGCTCCACCACGGCGTGCGGGTCGGGCCGGGCCTCGATCTCTTCGGGCGTCAGGCGGGCCTGCCCGGGCACGCCGGGCGCGGTGAGCGCTTCGGTGAAGGCCTCGCCGTCGCCGTCGAAGGGCCCGTCTTGCAGGTCGCCGTGGGTCTTCGGCTTGGGCTCGTCGGCGTAGCGCATCTCCAGCAGGCCGCGGAGCGAGCCCTGGTGCTTCGCGTCGTCGTTGCAGAAGCGGGCGTACTGGTCGTAGGCGACCCGGCTGTTCGAGCGGCTCGCGGCCTGCAGGCTCGCGACCACCTGCGGGCTCCAGCCGTGCCGCTCGCCGCCGGGCCGCCAGGCGTACTCGCCGGGGTTGGGCAGCTGGGCGAGGCGCACGAGCTCGCGGCGCGGGAAGCCGATCGCGTGGCGCCGCAGCGACTCCGCGGCGATGACGTCCAACCCGGCTCCGGAGATCCGCGAGGCGGTGCCGACGAAGGCCCGGTCGATCGTCTCCTGCCCGAGGCCGACGGCCTCGAAGATCTGGGCCCCGTGGTAGCTGGCGAGCGTGGAGATGCCCATCTTGGACATCACCTTCTGCAAGCCGAGGCCGATGGATTTCGCGAGGAGCCGCTCGATCTTCTCGTCGGTCAGCGTCTCGTCGAGCACGCCCTCCTCGCGGAGGCCGCGGATCGCCTGCACCGCGAGGTACGGGTTCACCGCGTCGACGCCGTACCCGAAGAGCGTGGCGAAGTGATGCACCTCGCGGGCCTCGCCCGATTCGAGCACGAGTCCGATCCGCGTGCGGCTGTGCGTGCGGACGAGGTGGTGGTGGACGGCGCCGACGGCGAGCAGCGAGGGGATGGCGACCCGATCCGCCGAGACGCCGCGGTCGGAGAGCACGAGCACGCGCGAGCCCGCGGCGATCGCCGCGTCGGCCTCGTCGCAGAGCCGCTGGAGCGCCGCCCGCAGCGGGTCGCCCGCGGCCCGCAGGTCGCCGGGCTCCCCCGCGTTGCCGGCGCCGGCGCGGACGGCGGTCTCGCGGCGGTCCGGCCGCATCGCCTCCTCGTCCTGGGGGTCCGGGCGGTCGAAGGTGACGTCCAGCGTCGTCGAGGTCCAGCCGCGGGAGCCGGGCCGGCCGTCGAGCTTCTTGATCGAGGCCATCTCGGCGTCGGTGAGCACCGGCTGGGCGAGGTGCAGCCGGTGGCACTGCGCCGCGGTGGTGTCCAGCAGGTTGCCCTCGGGGCCGACCAGCGCGTCGAGCGCCATGATCAGCGTCTCGCGCAGCGGGTCGATCGGCGGGTTGGTCACCTGCGCGAAGAGCTGCTTGAAGTAGTCGTAGAGCAGGCGCGGCTGGTCGCTGAGCACGGCCAGCGCGGCGTCGTTGCCCATCGAACCCAGCGCCTCCTTGGAGTTCTTGCCGGCCGAAACCATCGGCAGCAGCAGCTGGTAGACGTGCTCGGTCGTGTAGCCGAAAGCCTGGAGCAGGCGGAGCCGCTCCTCGCCGTCGGGTGCCCGCTCGGGCAGCGCCTCGGGCAGGTCGTCCAGCCGGATCTTCTGCTCGCGCAGCCACTGGGCGTAGGGCCGCTTCTCGGCGATCCCCCGCTTGAGCTCCTCGTCGGGGATGATGCGTCCCTGCTCGAAGTCGACCAGCAGCATCCGCCCCGGCTGGAGCCGTCCCTTCCGGACGATCGTCTCGGGCGCGACGTCCACGACGCCGACCTCGCTGGCGAGGATCACCCGGTCGTCGTCGGTCACGTAATACCGAGAGGGCCGCAACCCGTTGCGGTCGAGCGTGGCGCCGATCGTGCGGCCGTCGGAGAAGCCCACGCTCGCCGGGCCGTCCCAGGGCTCGATGAGGTTCGCGTGGTACTCGTAGAACGCGCGCTTCTTGAGCCCCATCGACTCGTGGTGCTCCCACGCCTCGGGGATCATCATCATCATCGCCTCGGGCAGCGAACGCCCCGCCATCATCAGCAGCTCGAGCACGTTGTCGAAGGTGCCCGAGTCGCTGTTCGCGGGGTTGATGATCGGAAACAGGTCGTCCATGTCGCCGAGCAGCTCGCTGTGGAGCAGCCCCTGCCGGGCCTCCATCCAGTTGCGGTTGCCGCGGACCGTGTTGATCTCGCCGTTGTGGCACATCCAGCGGCACGGCTGCGCCCGGTCCCAGCTGGGGAAGGTGTTCGTCGAGAAACGCGAGTGCACCATCGCCAGGTGGCTCTGGTAGTCCTCGTCGCGGAGGTCGGGGAAGTACGCCGGCACCTGCGTCGAGAGCAGCTGGCCCTTGTAGACCAGCGTCCGGCTCGACAGCGAGCACACGTAGAAGAGGTGGCCGTCGACCATCTCCGAGCCTCCGGCCTCGCACGCTTCGCGGACGCTGCGGACCACGCGGCTGCGGAGGCGGAAGAGCGAGCGGTCGAAGGCGTCGCCCCGCTCGTCGGCGTCGAGCGACGCGGGCCGCCGGACGAACAGCTGCTCCATCGCCGGCTCGGTCCGCAGCGCCGAGGGTCCGATGCCCGCCCCGGCGGCATCGGTGGGGAGCTTCCGCCAGCCCAGAAGCTCGACGCCCTCCGCCTCCGCCGCCCCGGCGACGAGCGCGCGGCACCGCTCCCGCGTCGCCTCGTCCTGCGGGAAGAAGACGTTGCCGCAGCCGTACGCGCCCGGCTCGGGCAGCTCGATGCCGGCTTCCGCCTGCGCCACGCGGCGCAGCAGCGTGTGCGGCATCGCGGTGGTGATCCCGGCGCCGTCGCCGGTGTTGTCCTCGCAGCCGCAGGCGCCGCGGTGGTCCATGCGGGAGAGCATCTCCAGCGCATCGGCAACGATCGCGTGGCTGCGCTTGCCCTTCATGTGGGCGATGAAGCCCATCCCGCAGGCGTCGTGCTCGTACGCGGGGTCGTACAGGCCGCGGGCGTCGGGGAGGCTGGAGGGGGCGGTCGTCATGGCGTGGGGCGTCGCGGTGCCGGGCGTGCGCGTGCGGGAGAAGCTTCGGGGCGGGTTCAGGCCAGCGTGGTCGCCGGCCGCTTTCGCGGGAGCGGGAGCGGGAGCGGGCGGCGGCCGCGGACCGCCGCCCGCCCGGGGGACGGGGGCTCGCGGTCCGCGGCGCTCTCGGCGAGCAGCGCCTCCGCGAAAGCGGTGGCTTCGGGTCGGGCCGTCTTCCCGCGGGGGAAGAGCAAGCCGATGGGCCGGCAGAGCGGCGGGTTCAGGGCCACGGCGACCAGCGTCCCGGCCTCCAGCTCCGCGGCGCACGGCCGCAGGGGCAGGACCGCGAAGCGGCCGGTGTCGGCCACGGCGGCCTTGAGCGTGTCGAGGTTGTCGAAGCGGTGGCCTCCCGTGAACGTCACCCCGGCGGCCTCAAAGTAGGCGTCGGTCGCCCGGCCCACCGGCAGCTCCGGATCGAAGCGCAGGATCGCGTGGCCGGCGAGGTGCCGCGCGGCCACGGACGCTTCCCGGGCGAGCGCATGCGTGGGCGGGCACACCACCGCCATGGGTTCCTCCCGCAGCGGCCAGACCCGCATGCCCGCGAAGCCGGCCGGGAACGAGACGACGCCGAAGTCGGCCTCGCCGCCGCGGACCGCGTCCGCCACCCCCTGCGGCGACGCGTAGTCGATGCGGACCCGGACGCCGCGGGCCGGACCCGACCCGGCGCCGCGGACCGCGCCGCTCCGGACCGCCTCCACGTGGCGGTCCGCGGCGCCTCCGAGCCAAGCGATCCCGGCCGAGTAGATCGCCGCCACCCGCACCACCGCCGGGCCGGCGTCGGCGTCGAGCGAAGCCGCGACGTCCTCGACCAGCCGCTCGTGCGCGGCCAAAAGCGTGCGGCAGCCCTCCGCGTACCGCCGCCCGGGCTCCGTGAGCGCCGGCGGGCGGACGCCGCGGTCCAGCAGCTTCGCACCGAGCTTCGCCTCCAGCTGCGCCACCCGCTGGCTTGCCGCCGGCTGGGTGACGCCATGCCGCTCCGCCGCGCGCGAGAACGAACGCGTGTCCGCCACGTCGAGGAAGAGCCGGAGGTTGGCAAAGTCGTCCATGGGATCAGCTGTACTGATGCTGCGGGAGAGTCCATCAGTGTAGCTGATGAGGCGGCGTAGCCCGCGGGGTCGGCGGACCGGCACCGCCGCGCCCATCGAAACGCCGGACGCGCTCGATGCGGGGGACGCGGGAGCCCGGCCCGCGGGCGGGCGTGTCGCCCGCCCGCTCGGATCCCGGCCTGTCCCCCCCGATCCCCCGCCGATCCGGCCCGGCGTGCGGCCGGCTTTATCCTCGCCGCGTGCTCAGGACTCCTGCCGCCCTTCTCGCCACCCTCTTCTGCCTGCCGGCGGCGGCCGACCTGGAGGCGGAGGTGCGGGAGGTGCTCGCGGCGGGCGGGCTCGGGGAGACGGTCGCGGCGGTGTGCGTCGCCCGGCTGACGCCGGCGGGGCCGGAGGTGATCGTCGACCTGGACGCGGACCGGCCGCTGACGCCCGCTTCGAACATGAAGCTGGTGACCACGGCGGCCGCGCTGGACCGGCTCGGCCCCGACTTCGCGTTCGAGACGACGC from Phycisphaera mikurensis NBRC 102666 carries:
- a CDS encoding LysR family transcriptional regulator, with the protein product MDDFANLRLFLDVADTRSFSRAAERHGVTQPAASQRVAQLEAKLGAKLLDRGVRPPALTEPGRRYAEGCRTLLAAHERLVEDVAASLDADAGPAVVRVAAIYSAGIAWLGGAADRHVEAVRSGAVRGAGSGPARGVRVRIDYASPQGVADAVRGGEADFGVVSFPAGFAGMRVWPLREEPMAVVCPPTHALAREASVAARHLAGHAILRFDPELPVGRATDAYFEAAGVTFTGGHRFDNLDTLKAAVADTGRFAVLPLRPCAAELEAGTLVAVALNPPLCRPIGLLFPRGKTARPEATAFAEALLAESAADREPPSPGRAAVRGRRPLPLPLPRKRPATTLA
- a CDS encoding glutamate synthase-related protein, with protein sequence MTTAPSSLPDARGLYDPAYEHDACGMGFIAHMKGKRSHAIVADALEMLSRMDHRGACGCEDNTGDGAGITTAMPHTLLRRVAQAEAGIELPEPGAYGCGNVFFPQDEATRERCRALVAGAAEAEGVELLGWRKLPTDAAGAGIGPSALRTEPAMEQLFVRRPASLDADERGDAFDRSLFRLRSRVVRSVREACEAGGSEMVDGHLFYVCSLSSRTLVYKGQLLSTQVPAYFPDLRDEDYQSHLAMVHSRFSTNTFPSWDRAQPCRWMCHNGEINTVRGNRNWMEARQGLLHSELLGDMDDLFPIINPANSDSGTFDNVLELLMMAGRSLPEAMMMMIPEAWEHHESMGLKKRAFYEYHANLIEPWDGPASVGFSDGRTIGATLDRNGLRPSRYYVTDDDRVILASEVGVVDVAPETIVRKGRLQPGRMLLVDFEQGRIIPDEELKRGIAEKRPYAQWLREQKIRLDDLPEALPERAPDGEERLRLLQAFGYTTEHVYQLLLPMVSAGKNSKEALGSMGNDAALAVLSDQPRLLYDYFKQLFAQVTNPPIDPLRETLIMALDALVGPEGNLLDTTAAQCHRLHLAQPVLTDAEMASIKKLDGRPGSRGWTSTTLDVTFDRPDPQDEEAMRPDRRETAVRAGAGNAGEPGDLRAAGDPLRAALQRLCDEADAAIAAGSRVLVLSDRGVSADRVAIPSLLAVGAVHHHLVRTHSRTRIGLVLESGEAREVHHFATLFGYGVDAVNPYLAVQAIRGLREEGVLDETLTDEKIERLLAKSIGLGLQKVMSKMGISTLASYHGAQIFEAVGLGQETIDRAFVGTASRISGAGLDVIAAESLRRHAIGFPRRELVRLAQLPNPGEYAWRPGGERHGWSPQVVASLQAASRSNSRVAYDQYARFCNDDAKHQGSLRGLLEMRYADEPKPKTHGDLQDGPFDGDGEAFTEALTAPGVPGQARLTPEEIEARPDPHAVVERELDGLPTVAISIDEVEPAKEIVKRFRTGAMSLGALSKEAHETLALAMNRVGGLSNSGEGGEDPKRFSLAQYPDGSVKSKRSAIKQIASGRFGVTSHYLANADRLQIKIAQGAKPGEGGQLPGFKVDPYIAGIRHSTPGVGLISPPPHHDIYSIEDLAQLIHDLKRSNPVADVSVKLVAEVGVGTVAAGVAKAKADHILISGADGGTGASPLTSIKHAGLPWELGLAEAHQTLVLNGLRSRVSLETDGGFKTGRDVVIAACLGAEEFGFSTAPMITMGCIMMRKCHLNTCPVGVCTQDPDLRAKFNGTPEHVLNYLFLVAEEARGYMAKMGVRTIEELVGRVELLRTRAAVDAWKAHGLDLSALLLPAKGPRADAKAFKCEGQDHGVEGHIDNRLIAEAMPALEHQTPVSIELPVTNLNRTVGTMLSWEVSKRHGAGGLPPHTIDVRLRGSAGQSLGAWLTRGVSITVTGDANDYVGKGLSGGRIVVKPPAASGFKAEDNILIGNVALYGATSGEAYFRGVAAERFCVRNSGALAVVEGVGDHGCEYMTGGRAVILGGVGRNFAAGMSGGIAYVLDRDDTLLQHCNLGMVELERIDGPDALGDAEELQHLIVEHARLTGSAVADKVLQNWEKSVKLFKKVMPIDYRRVLERQKRATAVENQPGALELGLG
- a CDS encoding glutamate synthase subunit beta — its product is MGQPNGFMQYERQPMPARDPLLRIGDFHEIYARHDDQTLMDQGARCMDCGVPFCQSESGCPIDNQIPEWNDLVYRERWHEAYLRLTMTNNFPEFTGRICPAPCESACVLGINASPVTIKSIECSIIDRAFDEGWVTPNTPEARTGKTVAIVGSGPAGLAAADQLNKAGHHVTVYERDDRIGGLLMYGVPNMKLEKKIVERRVDLLRQAGITFITHANVGGSQSDFGTGAGPEIRNVDPQRLIDDYDAVLLACGALKGRDLAGLPGRSLGGVEKAMTFLWRNTKSLLDSGLADGDYLSAEGKHVVVIGGGDTGTDCIGTAIRHGAASVTNITRREREPDERDEDHPWPGPTGTFYVDYGHAEGSAQFEQDPRRYGLLPKGFVARDDDPSRVGFVEVEKLRWERVDGRWKSTPTGEIERLRADLVLLSIGFTGHDTPALLDGFGLQTAADGSIATEEDGYRTGVEKVYAAGDVRRGASLIVWAIAEGRGAARAIDTRLMGESSLPAPGVEGQLAAVLA